TATTATACCACCATAGACCAGTTTGCCTTACAAATACTGTACTTTTTTGTAGCTGAATATTTATAgtaggagttgtcttatttaTGTTGCATTGAGTGTTTAGCTATCCAAGTGACTTGATCAGAACAAATTGGGTGCAGTCTCATGGCATTAGCCATTCAGTAATTTGTAAGTCAGTCAtaaatatcaatacttttttATAACTAGCACGTTATTATCACCCACATGCTCCAAAGGAAGCATATCTCAATTAAGTTTGCGTATCCTGTCTCCTAACGATTTTCAAAATAGTGCCTAACCTGCTGAGATTGCTGGCGTACAAGAACTATGCTTGAAGATGCATGTTAACTATCGATGTTGCTATTATTTGACTTGGGTATGTTGAGCAAACATTTGGTCTCTGGATGCAATGCTGTGTATCTATGGATGATTCTACATCAAGACAAGTTGTCGTAACACTTGACAATGTAATTATCTTCAAGGTGATGCCATTCATAGCCTCGTGTTGCTTTACTCAAGGTAATCAGTGTTTTGGCTAGACCTCATTGTAAAAAAGGAAGTAATCtttatttattactttattgaaAATTACATCCTTATAAACAAGCGTTTTCTAAATTACACCATACAgaatcataaaataaaaaatgcaacagctggtcaacaaaatgaaataaatggtTTGCCATTTATTTCATTTAGCGTTTGAAATACTTTTCACTGTTAAGAGAAACTAACATCCAAATAATATCCATTAGGTATTATATGTCCACCGTAATATCCATTAAATATTAGATCAAAGATTGAAAAAGGGGCGATAATATTTATAACGGAGACAGTTGAAGAGTTTGGATACAAAAAGGGTCACACAAGAATTCTATTCGATTGCAAATAATGATATGGCTCGGCAATCATTGTTGTTTCATTGAATTTGAAGGTGATCATTGTACCATTAGTGCTATTACATTTTTACAACTTGTTAGACAACTGGGTTTTAATTTGCATATCAGTCTCTCACTTTAtagtttgacttgcaacaaaattcacattacagttatttggtatcaaaaggttcaccatgtcttactctgttgtgttgtaggtgcaaaatatcaggaaatgtgattacaagctcttaaaagctcaaaaactaacagttaatcgcagccttCACGAAAATGCCGTAGGTTCGAATCCCtctatttcgatgacgtactcaactcgacatggttattgttttgacacgtgatgttatcacgtgaaatgaaaggccaataaaaagctcaatataaaatgtctcgtagcactagtttatgacaaaaacttcTGATTCTACcagaaagcccttatcaaatatagatgctactttacagtttcatttcagcatGGTCTAATAATttagtcgtaatctaatcatgtgacacatactttctgccaaatggcgcgaacaatttttgcagcattatTCGACCATCCCAGGTGACccacaggctcctcatgtttatcagagaatgattgCACtttttcgagctaaggttaaaaatttaattaatttttaggctaggttttaaGGTATCAGTGCTCAAAGGGACAGGATTACAACGGTGATGATGAAATAGgcgtgtaaggacaatagacatggttttattgaatgcgtgaagtatatttgtgaaaatatttcgacgaatgaggttgcatgaaagtgtaaacagaagcacatcatgttcaactacgtcccatttgaaccTTTTTGGAGAGGGGTTTCAACGTATGGCATTTTCGTGATgtcggcgattaactgtttgtttttgagcttttaagagcttgtaatcacatttccacatatttggcacctacaacacagcaaagaaaaacatgatgaatctttttctgccaaataactgtaatgtgaattttgttgcaagtcagtcTTTAAAGTAATGGAAATTAAAATCCTGTATATTCATGTGGTGTACGTAACTTCTGTTGACAAAAATCTGATGTTTTCCATTACTATGATTTGTTGAAAGAGATTTGTATTCGGCTGTTTACTAGAGCATCGACCTGACCCTTGTCATCACTATCGCTTGGAGGGTATAACCTGGAAAGCTTTTTGCAGGTACATAAAAAGGTACTCGATAAACATGGAAAACCTGAAGACGTTGCGGTTGGCATAAAGGGAGCAGCCCTACCCCTTCCTAACACACCTCTTTCGGGCATGTACAACAAGTATGGAGGCAAAACGAGGCTGACATTCAAGCTCGATTCTGATGAGTTGTGGATAGGCACCAAAGGTAGTGGAATTGGCTTCTCTTGACTCTAACTAGGATATGTGGCTTTTCTCTTTTTGCTAACTTGTACCAGTAATAATTCTGTGAAAGCTGTTTCAGGAGTCATGGTGATCTCTCGTTGCTTGTCGTGATGCTTGTCGTCGAAGTAATTCATGTATCATACATAAGATATTACCTTAGTTTTTAAAGGGTTAGTTGTTCTTGTATTGTACCCATGCATGCTGTTCAATTAAATACTGTGCCAAGTGATTTTCTTTTGTTATATCTACTTTTGTTATATCTAGGTCTTTAGACTTCTTGTGCCCATTGTGTTTTCTATCTTCACAGAACCACTTGGAATAGGGTTGGAAAAAATCAGttctttttcaaaaaactgaatAAACCAGGTTTTCtggtttaaacatttttttaaggTTTATATAATttgaccaaggtttttgcaatttcaagtctaattaacatcatttAATATAGCTGCAtaattgagtattgaacatacatatgtggaaccATCTGTTAAATATGGTCAGAAATCTTATGATATAAAGTGAATATATTGCATGTATGTTCGTTCAGTTAGCACATAGTAGCACAAATcatagcacaacaatgaattagtgaatttcattttcaaaattCCTACTTGTACATAAAGCTGTATACAGCTTTATGTACAAGTAGGAATTTGTACTAGTTGTAAGTAGAATTATGTACAAGTAGAAAATTCTACTTGTACATAAACCTGTATACAGCTTTATGTACAAGTAGAAATTTGTACTAGTTGTAAGTAGAATTATGTACAAGTAAAAATTTCTACTTGTACATAAAGCTGTATACAGCTTTATGTACAAGTAGGAATTTTAATCTTAGTGATTAATTGTGTGGTAGTGAAGAACACTTGGACATTTTGCTACGTGTACTTTAAGTCTATCATGGCCTTGCGTTATGACAGCacactttttaaattttgccttaaaacctttgcctcctgcagttcgagtgaaaaactgccaaacgggaTCTTGTTTGCGAGGCATGTTGGAAATTCAAGACACAAcatttcaaaacacaaaaaacttgttaaactgaattctaacaatccaactactttggcttgtgcccactaaatgaaatattagtttgcaaacctgaagcttttgcccaaaagaattttattgttttaatttctaattataagcaaTCCTCTTTCACTGGCCAGACTCAAAAGTTTTcgttcattattagagacgatgatggTATTAATACATTTCTCATGGTTTTcacatttcatcagtaaagGCATCATTATATTacttgataaaagcaattgaaaatgaaattcactaattcgtTGTTATGCTATGATTTGTACTACTATGTGCTAAATGAACTTCCACcgctgataattacatagaatTGCATTTCTATCGCACAGGAATTACTAGGAGaaaatctatatttttattacatatattaaaatattgtttttcacaagaaataatgaaaaaaatcgTAAAAAACCAGTTTTTCGGCTGGTTTGAACCGCTGGATTTATACTGCGCCAACCCTGCTATGGAAAATGCAGATGGTAGCTTACTGGCTCTTATGTTGCAAGGGTTAATTCTGTCTTGatatataaaaaagttatatGGTTTGCATGAGTTTTTGTAGAGCCCGATGATTTGTGTGGCGCGTTCACACATTCTtcaactgtaatatttttcctgGCTGGCTAGAGGCTGTTTGTCATCCTGAATGAATGTGTTGCATCTGTTGTAGAGAGGACACAGAAAATTAAGATGCCATCTATAAAAGATATTGTGTCTCAGCCTATAGAAGGCCATGAGGACTACCACATCATGGTATGGGATGTTTGCTATATTTTTAGTCTAACAAAGTGTGTAACAGGTTGTCCTTGCTATGTGATTGAGGTATTCTATTTTAACATCCAGAGCTTTTCCCAGATATTTAAAACTAGAGTTTTCTGATTATATGCCAATTTATTTACCATTTTAGCTATAATTGTTTATTTAAATACTGTTTGTTAACATATGCATCGCATTGATTGAAGAAGTAGTGGTAGTTATTTCAATACCAAAGATGTGTTGTATTTGCCATAACCTCCTCCCatatattcacaaattttgttGGTGTTGCactttgtttttagttttttaccattttatttACAACATTGTAATGGGCGAAAACCTGGAAACgttgaaattttattcacaCTTCGAGACCGTTATTTTCTCAGATTTTACTTActgtgtcaaaaagtttgtaTGTACAAGTGATTGGAAGCTAAGGTTGAACTGTATCCCAATTATTATAGTTGTACTAATAGATAGATTTTGTACATTCATAATAATTGCCTTTGTTGGGTTATGCTAATTATGCCTGTCATATTCCAGGGCATCCAACTGGGTTCTACTGAAGCCTCAAAATACTGGATATACTGGGTGCCCGCTCAGTACATAAATGCAATCAAGGACACAGCCCTAGGAAAATGGGGAGAGTTTTAGCAAGACTGGTAAACTGCGCTGCTGCCCGTTTAGCTGAGCGAGTAAAGCATTTATGGTTGGAGGCCAGCATTAAATGGTGTATTTATTTGCATTTGTAGAGCTAGCACATACAAGTACTTTGCGCTCCAGGTGGCACATATAGGCATTGTATGCATGAAACATTTAATAAACATCGTATTTAGCTACCAGCATGAGGTACCATTGGTCTTACCACATAACACCAGCATGAAGTACCATTGGTCTTACACCACATAACACGTCTAGGCAGTTACATACATGGTATGGTCACATGAGGGAATAGTCATGCCCATAATTAGATCAACTTGCCAAGAATGAACGTCCTAACTCAAATTAGCATTGATGATGGCAAGTTATTGACATTAAGGAAGCAAGTACTTATCTGATGGAATGAGTGCTCTAGTTACTATGGAAACATCCCTGCCAAGAAAGATTTAGAGGTCTATAAGCTTTTTTGCAATCTGTAATGTTAGTATGTTCGACTTATAAAAAACAGGAAGGTTACTTTCCTTGAGTGCTCCTTTTATTTGTTGTATGATAGTTTTGTCTGAATTGACACTTGTTAACATCAACATATATTAAGAGCTGGTAGATGAACCTAGACTGTCacttgtaaaaaaaacttagtAGTATCAAGcactaatatatatttatacaaagcAACGCAGAGATATAGTCTTGTATGTGGAGAATCGTATGAGCATTGGTAAATGTCACATCATTGGTTGTCAACAACTCATGTACCGGTAAGTATTACATCCTGTTGTGTAATACTTGAGGCTGTTGCGCAGATCCAGATCAGATAGTATTACCTTTTATAGGCATATATAGTAGCACTTGATTTACAGCTTGTAAAATAATCCAACCATAACCTTAGCACAAAATACATATAATTGAAAAACAGCATTATAAGAACAAGTCAGTTAAAAatgtaataacaaaatatataaattggGTTTGTTGTCATAGTCCATAGTAAATATGAATATTCAAATGCACCCAGTTCAGGTTGTCAGCCTTGCAAGTTAGTCATACTCGGAACCGATGGTGATACTCACTTCTCCAGGATGTATGTACGTAGAGTGATACCACATGTTCGTGTCCACTAAAACTGTAAGAAGAGACAATGATGAATCACTTGTTTAATAAAAACTGGGGggtacaatatatacataaataaaatgaatgactTACTAATGTCTCCCTTCTCCATGGTTGCATTTAGTGGTTTGCACACAGAGTCACACTCTGGTGATGGAATAAGACTCCAGGATTTCTTTCCAGCAATCATTGCTTGCCATGATGGCCTCTGCACATAGTCTATCTACAAAGAGGCGGTGCAAGCTATGAAATTGCCTTAAGGTAAAGGTCCAATACATTTTATACTAAAACAACCCACAGCTTAGGAGCGGAATGGCAAAAAAATTCAGTGATACGATCATCAGTCCTAAGCCAGGGAGGAAACAGATGTTAAGATATCAATAGCCCCCACTTGAGTATTGCAGGACCATAATAAAAGGTTGGATAACCAAATAAATCCTATATTAAGCATTGCTCAATTAAAACAGTTGGCTAGGGCTGTATGTAGATGACAAATGGCACTTACATTATACGTGTAACCAAATCATGGTCCGTAGCGCCATTGCAAAAGGAATGTGCTGGCAACCTCTTAACATAAATAACAAGAATCCACAGCAAGCTACCCGCATAATTATTAGCTCTACTGATGAAAAGGGTAAGCGCGTTGTTAGGGCGCTTTTGTATTAAAAGCAATAGTCTACGAATTAGGCTTTGCATTCGTGTTACATGAAAAAACAGCAGTCTAATCTTTGGTTGTTACTAAAGTTTAACTAGCAGTAGTCATTGAAGAGCTTGGAAGTCGTTCttattacttacatgtacattagcTCCTCCGCCAAATCCACCCATAAACAGCCAGTCAAGATTACTAGACTCTGAATTGTCGGGCAAAAATTCAGGGCGCTTGTAATGCTTGCGAAGTTGCTTTGTAACATCAGGATTGCAGTTGCTCCTGTTAGACATAAATTAGATGTAATCACACATCATTGTTCAGCAAATCATTGTTTAACAGATGTGCTGGATGAAGATTAAGCTATGCAATCTAGCAGTTGCACGGTTTGTTGCAAACTAGCTAGCAATTCCTACTCGATAAAAAGGAGACCAATTTGAGGTCTTCACTCTATAAAATATGGGTAGCCAACATTAGGCTATTATTGCGTAAAATAGAGGTGAAAATCAACTTTTCACTTGATACACAGAGAAAGCATGATATGAAAGATAACTAACTTACCAGCCAACATACCATTGCTCTTCGCCTTCATCAATTCGACTTTGCGCCTCCGACATAGCGAACACTTCTGCCAATGTTAAAAACTTAGTTTTGTAAGGAAAAAACTGGCAGTCAAACTCAACAGCTTCAAGAGCTCCTTCTGTATTCACAAACAAATCTTTCAAATAATTATAGCTGAATACTTGAAGAGCTGTCCAGTTGTTAGCACCTCCCTTGACCAGCAAAGGAATGCCATTATATGCGTAATCCTTTAAAAATTCCTCTCGGGTAAATGTATCTCCGTTTACAGTAGGCACTTGGAACATGTCCTTGCATACATCACAGCTTACTGCGGGTCTAGCTAACTCTTGAAG
The genomic region above belongs to Watersipora subatra chromosome 1, tzWatSuba1.1, whole genome shotgun sequence and contains:
- the LOC137385822 gene encoding bifunctional arginine demethylase and lysyl-hydroxylase psr-1-like, with product MGSSATQKRLISKINSVYQKALDDGFMDAKVLEILLASNLKKHVENDASMRRTRSRFFCCSVSVAVIAMMATTYYMTLDPRCIIANNLVLQELARPAVSCDVCKDMFQVPTVNGDTFTREEFLKDYAYNGIPLLVKGGANNWTALQVFSYNYLKDLFVNTEGALEAVEFDCQFFPYKTKFLTLAEVFAMSEAQSRIDEGEEQWYVGWSNCNPDVTKQLRKHYKRPEFLPDNSESSNLDWLFMGGFGGGANVHIDYVQRPSWQAMIAGKKSWSLIPSPECDSVCKPLNATMEKGDIILVDTNMWYHSTYIHPGEVSITIGSEYD